The genomic segment AGCAAGGCCAGAATGTCAGCCCGCCCGCCGACCGCGCCACCTGGCAGTCCACCTGCCATAATCTTGGCCATTGTCGTCAGATCAGGTCGAATACCGAGCAGGCCCTGCACACCGCCCGGCGACCAACGGAAACCCGTGATGACCTCGTCGAAGATCAGTACGGTGTCGTACCGTTGCGTAATCTCGCGGAGGCGGTGGAGGAAGCCGTCGGGCAGGGGGATCGAAGCCCAAGATGCACCACTTGGCTCAAGGATAACGCGGCAATATCGCCTTCGGACAAGCGGCGCTCGACGAACGCCAGATCGTTGACTGGCGCAACGATGACGGTGTCAAAGACCGCCTGGGGAATCCCGGGCGACGAGCGAGCGGTGAACGGCAGCTTCTCACCTGGCACAGCATAGTCCTGCCAGCCGTGGAAGTGGCCCGGCAAACTTGAGGATCTTCTGTCGCCCGGTGAAGGCTCGAGCCAGACGCATGGCGAGCAGCGTCGCTTCGGTCCCTGACGCCGTGAATTTGACGCGCTCACAGGATGGCATCAGCGGAGCGAATGCGCTCGGCCCACTCCAGCTCAAGCTCATGCCCAGCGCCATAGTGGGTGCCGCGTTGTACCTGGGCGGTGACGGCTTCGACAATAGCGGGATGAGCATGGCCAAGGAGCAATGCGCCATGGCCCATCGCATAGTCGATGAGCTCATTTCCGTCAACGTCCCACTTTTTCGGCCCTGACGCACGTTCAACGTAGAGCGGAAACGGCCGCAGATAGCGTGCGTCATGGGTCACGCCGCTCGGAAAGTCGCGGACCGCGCGTTCATAACGGCCCGTGAACCAGGATGCTGGGCGATAAACGCCTCTTCAATAGTCAACGTGCTTCGTGCCATAATCCTATCCTTTCAGTCAGCCGCGCCGCACGCGCAATCAGCCCAGCCTGATTATCCGGACCGCAGGAAGCGCTGTCTATGGGCCACGAGCAGCATGGCATCATTGAACAGTGCACGGCATGCTGCCTGAAAGGCCGATGATCACGACAATGCACGAGCAAGCGACCCGCTGCGCCGAGGTTGCACTCGACGCGCCGACAACTGAACGACGCCAGCTGTTTTCGTACCTTGTTCCAGCTCACCTGGCGGACCAGGTGCAGGAGCGTCAGCTCGTTTGGGCCCCATTGAAGGATGAACTCCGCGTCGGCATCGTGGTGCGGCTGACGACGGAACTGCCGCCGTTCCCGCTACGGCCGCTGCACGCTGTCGTCGAGCCGACGTTTCGACTCGCGCCGTGGCAGTGGGAACTGGTTGAGTGGCTGAGCGAGGAAACGCTCTGCACCCTGTTTGAAGCAGCGTCGCCGTTCTTGCCCCCGGGCATTACCCAACGAACAGCGACGGTACTCCAGTTGCGCGACTCAGCAACGGTTGACCTTGACACGCTGACGCCATTGCAGCGCCGACTTGTCCAGTTGCTGCAAGAACGCGGCCCGATCACGCTCGAGGCAGCACGCCGCGCGCTGAACCGCAGCCTGACCACCGTCGTCGAGCGCTTGGTTGCAGCAGGCATCATCGAGCGCACTGCGCGCGTGCAAGCGCAGCCGAGTGCCGTCCGGCGATATGTTCAGCTCGTCGCCGGTCCGCCACCCAGCGATGGAGCATCCGCCCAGCGGGCACAGGCTGTACTCCGTGACTGGGAGGCTGCTCACCCTGGACAACCGATGCCTTGGCAAACCTTCCACCAGATGACGCGGTTGACGCTCTCAGCAACACGCGAACTGGCGAAGGCAGGCGTCCTCCGGCTGATCGAGCTACCGCCGTTGCCGGTCGGGACGAGCACGCACGTCACAAGTATCCCGACGCTTTCGCCGGCGCAAGCAGAAGCCTGGCGAGCTATCCACGCTGCTCTCTCTCGCCAGGAGTTCGCCGGGTTTTTGCTCCACGGGGTGACTGGGAGCGGCAAGACAGAGCTTTACTTGCGGGCTACGGCAGAATGCCTGCGCCAGGGACGGCAAGCGATTATTCTCGTGCCTGAGATTGCCTTAACCAGCCATATTGTCGAACGTTTTGCAAGCCGATTCCCTGGCCACGTTGTCGTCTTCCACAGTGGGCTGCGCCCGAGCGAACGATGGGCAGCCTGGCACGCTGTCGCCCGTGGCGAAGCACCAATTGTTGTCGGGCCACGCTCAGCGCTCTTTGTTCCCGTGCAGCAGCTCGGGCTGATTGTGATTGATGAGGAGCATGACGCGGCTTACAAGCAAGAAAGCGTGCCGCGGTACCATGCCCGGGCAGTTGCTCAGCAGTTGGCGCAACGGCACCATGCTGTCTTGCTTCTTGGAAGTGCCACGCCCGATGTCACAACGCGCTATGCGGCCGAGATTGGCGAACTTCACCTGCTGCGTCTTCCTGAACGTGTCGGGCCAGTTGTGTTACACCGCCGGCAGGCACAGCCAGTTGCGACATCGCTGCCGCTGCCACAGACGACGATCGTCGACATGCGCTTAGAGTTACAACGCGGGAATCGCAGTCTGTTTAGCACGCAGCTGCAGCAGGCGATCGCGCGAGCGCTGGCGGCTCACGAGCAAGCGATTGTGCTGCTCAACCGGCGCGGTCTGGCGACAGTCGTGCAATGCCGCGCGTGCGGTGCTGTCCTGGAATGCCCGGCATGCGAGACCCCCTTGGTTTACCACGCTGACCTTCGTCGTCTCATCTGCCACCGCTGTGGGTTGCGACGTTCTCCGCTCGGGCGTTGCCCACGCTGCCGCCACGGCACGTTAGGCTACTACGGCGCCGGAACCGAGCGTGTCGAGCGGGAACTTGCCCGTCTCTTCCCAGCAGCACGCATCCTACGGTGGGATCAGGATGTCGTGCGCCAAGCTGGTGACGTGGAGCGCCTTGTGCGCCTCGTGCAGCAGCACGCCGTCGACATCGTGGTCGGCACGCAGATGGTCGCCAAAGGGTTTGACTTCCCGCTGGTCTCAACTGTTGGGATTGTGAACGCAGATACGCAGCTCTACCTGCCAGATTACCGGGCAGGTGAGCGGACGTTCCAGCTTCTTACGCAAGTGGCCGGTCGAGCTGGCCGGAAGACGCCGGGCGCACACGTGATTATCCAGACCTATACGCCCGACCACTATGCCATTCAGGCAGCGAGCCAGCATGACTACGAGCGCTTTTACACGGAAGAGCTTGCGTTCCGTAAGCGGCATCGCTATCCACCGTTCTGCCGCTTGGTCCGGCTGGTCTACCGCCATAGTGACGCACTCGCCTGCCAGCTGTCAGCTGAGGCAGCAGCCGATCGACTACGCCAGGCGCAAGCTCAGTTGGGCATCGACGCCGAGGTGCTCGGTCCAACGCCAGCCTTCATTGCCAAGATTCGTGGGCGTTACCAGTGGCAAATCCTCGTGCGTGGTGCAGCTGCCCGCGAACTCGTCGCTGCGGTGCCGCTCGGACCAGGCTGGCTAATCGACGTCGATCCAATCAGCCTCCTTTAAGGCTATCCAACTGTCCCATCACGATCGGCTATACTTGTCCGTTAGCAGAGGAACGACACGAGGGACGACTGAGGGAACAATGGCAGTACGACCGATTATCACGGAAGGCGATCCACGACTGCGGCAGAAGGCGGTGCGCATCCGAACGATTGACGAGGATATTCGCCGGTTGGCGCAGGACATGTGGGATACCTTGGAAGCCGCCGAAGGGGTGGGACTGGCAGCACCACAGGTAGGCGTCCTACGCCGGCTCATTATCGTGAGCATCCCAGCTGGTTTTGAGCACGAAGACGACCCTGAGATTAAGCTCACCTTAGTCAATCCGGAGATTATCAAGGCGAGCGGGCGGCAAGTTGGCCCAGAAGGCTGCCTCAGCATCCCGAATTGGGTGGGCGATGTGCCACGCGCGATGAATGTCACGGTGCGTGCCCGTGACTTGCAAGACCGCGAGGTGCGGATCAAAGCCCATGGGTTCCTTGCCCGTGTTTTGCAGCACGAGATCGATCACCTCGATGGCATTCTCTTCATCGACCGCGTGGAAGACAAGTCGACGCTCCGCTACGTGCCTGACGAGGGCGAGGAAGCCGAGCCGCGTGTTCCGGTCTCGGCCCCCGTTGTATCGCCGGCCAACACGTAACGTTAGACAATCACTTCTGGCTGGTGAACGCGGGCTTGCTCCGCCTCGATAATGGCGCTAATTGTTGCCACCGTCTCCTCGAGCCGGTCGTGCTCGTTGAAGACGACATAGTCAAAGTCGTAGACGCATTCTAACTCGCGCGAGGCCGTCGCAATCCGCTCCATCAGTGTCGCTGGGTCGTCCGTCTTGCGCTGGCGGAGTCGCTGCATCAGTTCACTCATTGATGGTGGAGCGAGGAAGATCAAGACAGCCTGCGGCACAAGGCGGCGAATTGACGCTGCTCCTTGGACATCAACCTTGACGACCACTGACTTGCCAGCACGCAACGCCCGACGAATCCGCTCCTTGGGCACGCCATAGAGATGGCCATAGACTTCGGCCGATTCAAGAAATTCGCCGCGCTCACGGGCTTCGAGAAACTCCTCGCGCGACATGAAATAGTAATGGACGCCGTCGATTTCACCGGGTCGACGCGGCCGCGTCGTCGCCGTAACGGCAAAATGGAAATCGGGGAAGCGCTCGCGCATGCGCTCAATCACGGTATCCTTGCCAACACCGGAGGGCCCTGAGATCACAATGAGCTTTGGACGAACACGTTGGCGCAAAGCCTCAAGGAGCTCGTCGGCTTGCGCATTCAGCCCGAGATCGTCCCGCACGCTCACGTTTCCTCTTCTCCCGCACGCGCCCGCTCTGCTCCAGGGCGTGACAACTGCCCCGTTGAGGCCATTGTGCCACATGCCTTTGCGTACGTGAACGGCAACAACGAAGGAATGTGTCACCAATGTTTGATGTGCTGACAATAGCTGCTCTCAGCGACGAACTACGCGCCAAGATTGTCCCAAGCCGGGTGCAGCGTGTCTTTGCCATCGACCGCTGGACGTTCGGGCTGGAATGCTACGCTGGAAAGCGCTGGTATGTTCTCGTCTCGATCGCCCCACAGGATGCCTGGGTGACACTGCAAACCGAGCCGCCCACGCACGACCCGTCGCTCGTTACCCCATTTTTGCTCTTGTTGCGGAAATACGTCCGCGGTGGGCGGCTCACAGCCGTCTCCCAGCCTGACCTTGAGCGCGTGCTCTTTCTTGATTTCGAGCACTGGCTGGAAGACGATGACGAGGAGGGCAGGCTTGTCCAAACACGGCTCGCACTCGAGGTGATGGGGCGTTACAGCAATGCGGTGCTGGTCGCTCAGGAGAGCGGCAAGATCCTCGACGCACTCAAGCGCGTGACGCCTGACATGAGCAGCGCTCGCCCAGTTCTACCCGGCCGGCCCTACACGTTGCCCCCAAGCCAACTGAAGCACGATCCACGGGGGCTCTCGCCAGCACTGCTTGCTGGGCTGCTGCGCGATCAGCCGCCGCAAGCGCCGCTGTCAAGTGCGCTCGTGCAGACGTTGCTCGGCTTTAGCCCACAGATGGCGCGCGAAGCAGCCTATCGCGCCTGTGGCGATCCAGCGCTGCCAGTGCACGAGGCACTCGAGGATCCAGAGGTAATCGAGCGCCTTGCAGCAGCGATTGCGGCAATCCTTCAGCCACTGGCAGACCACAGCTGGGAGCCGAGTGTCTACCTCAGCCAGGACGAAGCGGTCGCGTTTGCGGCCATTTCGCTTTCCTATCTCCGCGGAATGGACGTCGAGCGTTACACCTGGATATCTGAAGCGATCAAGCGCTACCGACAGGCCCACCAGCAGGCCAAGGGTGTAGCCGAGAGCACGCAGGAACGCTATGCCGCACGCCGACAGCGGTTGCTCGCACGCATCCAAGAGGAACGGGCGCGACTTGCAGCCCGCATCCACTCGCTCGAGCAAGAGCTTGCGCGGAGTGCCGACGCCGAGCGTTTGCGGGAGATGGGGGAAATGCTCTATGCCTACCTGCACACAATCACACCCGGGCAGACGGCACTCGATGTCGACGGCATGACCATCCCGCTTGATCCGCAACGCTCGCCGGTTGAGAATGCCCAGCATTACTTTGAGCTCTATCGTAAGGCCAAAGCCGCGCTCAGCCAGCTGCCAGAACGGCTGGAGGCAGCGCGAACCGAGCTTGCCTACCTTGAACAGCTTGCGACGCTGGTCGAGCTCGCTGATACTGCTGAGACGCTTGAGCAGCTTGGGCGAGAACTCGAGGACTACCGCACGCACCGGCAATCGCCGGCACCTGCTGCCAGGCAGCGGCAGGCGACGAAGCTACGGAGTTGGCGCACACCGAATGGCGACCGCATCTACGTCGGACGCAATGGCGCAGAAAATGAGCGGATTACGTTCGAGATCGCGCGGCCGCATGACACGTGGTTACACGTGCGCGGCATGCCGGGGGCTCACGTTGTCGTGCGATGGAATAGCCAGCCGAATGAGGAGACGTTGCAGCAGGCGGCAGCGCTTGCTGCCTGGTTTAGCCGGGGACGAACCGATACGCGCGTCGCCGTCGATGCGACAGAGCGGCGCTTTGTGCAGCGGATTCCGAACGCTGGGCCAGGTATGGTGCGCTATCGGAATGAGCGCACCCTCAGCGTGCGGCCAAAGCCACCTGAGGAACTTCCCCTTGTACCAGCCTAGGAATGGCCTAACTGGAGCGCCGCTCCGGCGGGCGAGCAAAGCGACCGAGCAACAAGCCCAGCTCAAAGAGCAAGTACATCGGCGCAGCGACAAGCATCATGTTGAACGGGTCAGGGGTTGGCGTAATGATGGCAGCGATGACCATAACGATCACCACCGCAAGGCGGCGGAAGGAAGCTAAGCGCTTCACCGACACGATGCCGAGCCGCACCAGCAGGTAGATCACAATCGGCGTCTCAAAGACAACGCCAACCCAGAGCAGCAGCGTAAGGTAGAACGAGATCACTTCTTGCGCGCGGAAGTCGGCCCGAAATACACCACTGCCAAAGTGGGAGAGGAAATCCAACGCGCGCGGGACGAGGACGAAGAAGGCAAAGAGCACACCAGCCACAAACATCAAGGTCACAAAGGGCAAGGCACGGAAAAGGTAATAGCGCTCTTTGCGCGTCAGACCTGGCGCCAGAAAGCGGATCAACTGGTAAATGATCACCGGCATGGCGAAGGCGAAGCCAATATAGAGTGCGACTTTGGTGTAAACGATGAACGGTTCGGTTGGCGAAATAGCCTGCAAGTTATTCAGGCCCGACATCCGCTCGATCAGATGGAGTGCTGGAAACGCCAACGCCAAGCCGATAACGAAACCGACGGCGACCGCAAGGACTGAGTAAATCAGGCGTGTGCGGAGCTCCGCCAGGTGCTCCTGGAGGGTCATTTCTTTATAAAATTCTTCTGGCTCAGGCTCCGGCTCAGCTGGCCTGGCGACGTTGCCTTGTCCCCGCATCCGGTCGAGCAAGCTTACCATCGTCTGCTACCCGTGCTCTCGCAAGACCCGCACTCCGTTGCCATTAAGCGTAGCAAAAGCGCGCGGAACGACAAAGACGGCGCGGAGCCGTGCTGCTCGCGCCGTCCACCGCGGTCTCAGCACACGCCTATTGGTTCAGGTGCTCTTCGATGAACTGGATTGCGTCGCGTACGGTGACGATATTGGATGCCTCTTCGTCAGAAATCTCAATGCCGAACTCTTCCTCGAGTTGCATGATCAATTCAACAAGATCGAGGGAATCCGCGTTGAGATCCTTGACGAATTCGGCATCGGGCGTCACTTCACTCGGATCAACGCCAAGCTGCTCGGCGACGACTGCTTGGACGCGCTGAAAAATCGGTGACTCTGTCGACACAGTCATACCTCCCCATTCGCCTCACACGCCCGTTTATCGCGCGTAGTATGCCCAAGGCAACACGATCTCGACAAGGGATGCGGAATTAGCTTGGCGAGGCAAGGTTCGTTGCAATTGTCCCAAGGACGCCGTTGACAAACCGGCTCGAGTTCTCGCCGCCATACTGCTTTGCGAGCTCGACGGCCTCGTTAATCGCCGCCTTGAGTGGCACATCAGCTTCGTGAAGCAGCTCGTAGATCGCAATCCGCAGGATGTTCCGGTCGACTGGCGGCAGTTGCGCAACGGGGAAGGCTGGAGCAGCCGCGGCAATCCGCTGGTCGATATCGTCCCGATGAGCGAGCACGCCGCGCACCAGACGCTCAAGGTAACGCCGCACCGGCTGCGCAATTGACACATTCTCAAGATACCGCGCAAGCACGTCTTCAGGATCGTGGCGTGCAACGTCGATCTCATAGAGGACTTGCAACGCCAGGATTCGCGCCTGCCGGCGTGTTCGGCTGAGCGTCGCCACTCGTGCCTCCATATCACAGCACAAACCGCGTGTCGTCTCGCCCTCCCATGCCCCAGACCACTCAACCACAGTCCAACGGGCTACCCCGTTCGACCTCCATTCGTGATTGTACCCAATGGACATGAGTGCCAGTCATGCAGTAAGCGAAGCACCGTTCAGGTACGAGGCCAAGAAGGTCGTTGTTGCGCGGCCTTCCTGCACAACGGGATGCTCGAGCAGTTCGAGATAGAGCGGAATTGGGGTAGGGACACCGACGATCACGGTCTCGCGCAACGCCCGATGAAGCCGGCGGATGGCGCTCGGTCGATCCGGCCCCCAGGCGATGATCTTAGCCAGCAAGGAGTCATAGTATGGCGGGATCGTGTAGCCGGGATAGAGGTGGGAATCGACACGAATGCCCGGTCCTGCTGGCAAGAGCAGTTCCGTGACCTGGCCAACGCGTGGCGTGAACTGCTGCGCCGGGTCCTCGGCTGTCACCCGGACTTCAATCGCGTGTCCACGCGGGCGCCGGTCGTCTTCAGAGAGGGTCAGACGCTCGCCGGCAGCAATGGCGAGTTGCCAGTGCACAAGGTCAACGCCGGTAACCATCTCAGTGACCGGATGTTCGACCTGGAGCCGTGCATTTGCCTCCGTGAAGTAAAACCGGCCGTTGCGATCAACGAGGAATTCGAAGGTGCCTGCGCCGACATACCCGACAGCCTTGGCACCGCGCACTGCCGCTTTGTGCAATGCCTCGCGCACTTTGGCGGGCAAGTTTGGCGCTGGGGCTTCTTCAATCAGCTTCTGGTACCGGCGCTGGATGGAACAATCGCGTTCGCCCAAGGCAACCACGTTGCCGTACTGGTCAGCGAGGATTTGCACCTCAACGTGACGTGGGTCTTCAAGGTAGCGTTCGAGGTAGACGGAGCCGTCGCCAAAGGCGGCGTGCGCCTCCTGCTGAGCGAGTGCCAGTGCTTGGGCAAGCTCACTTTCGTGGCGCACGATGCGCATTCCCCGGCCACCGCCGCCAGCAACAGCTTTAATGAGCAGCGGATAGCCGATGGACTTCGCCAGCTTTCGCGCTTCCTGGGGCCCACTGACCGGCTCCTCCGTCCCTGGAATCACCGGGAGACCAGCTTGGCTCATCATGCGGCGTGCTTCGGCTTTGTCGCCAAGCGCGGAGAGGACCGAGGGAGGAGGCCCGATAAAGGTGATGCGGCACTCCTGGCACACTTCGGCAAAGACTGGATTTTCGGAGAGAAATCCGTAGCCAGGATGGATGGCATCACAGCCAGTCACCTCAGCGGCACTGATAATCGCCGCAAGGGCGTTATAGCTTCGTTCGGCAGGCGGCGGGCCGATGCAGATGGCTTCGTCGGCGAGCCGCACCGGCAAGGAGTCGCGGTCGGCCTCAGAGTAAGCCACGACCGCTGGGATGCCAAGCTCCCGGCAGGCGCGGAGCACCCGCAGGGCAATTTCGCCACGATTCGCAATTAACACTTTCCGAAACATGGGTCCCTACGCTGCCATGAACAAGCCGCCGTCAACACAGAGCACAGCCCCCGTAATGTAGCGGGCACCCGGCGAAGCGAGGAAGGCGATCGCCTCTGCAACATCTTCGGGGGTGCCGTAATAGCCGAGCGGGATCTGCTTGAGGAGCTGTTCTTGCAGTTCAGCGGGAATTGCCTCCGTCAGTCGTGTCTCGATGAAACCTGGCACGACGGCATTGACGGTAATGCCTCGTGAGCCAACTTCACGGGCCAGGGCTTTGGTGAAGCCGATGATGCCAGCCTTGGCCGCGGCGTAGTTCGTTTGCCCAGCGTTACCGACTAAGCCGATAACGGAACTCAGATTGATGATGCGCCCGTAGCGTTGGCGCATCATTGGGCGCACCGCCGCGCGCGAGCAGAGGAAGGTGCCCTTCAAGTTCGTGGTGATCACCGCGTCCCAGTCCTCTTCGCGCATCCGCATGATCAGCATATCCCGGGTGATGCCGGCGTTGTTGACCAAGACATCGAGGCGACCGAAGCGATTGACAACATCAAGGATCATTTGCCCGACTTGCTCCGCGTTCGTCACGTCGGCCTGGTAGGCAATCGCCTTGCCGCCGTGCGCTTCAATTTCACGGACGACCTCGTCAGCAAGGGCAGGATCAGAGCGGTAATTCACCACGACGGGATAGCCATCTCGGGCAAGGCGGAGGGCCGTTGCGCGGCCAATACCCCGAACTGCGCCGGTAACGATCGCGGCGCCACGTTCCTCATGACTCACGGGTGCCAACCTCCTCCCCGCGTGACCGTGTGCGTGGCGTCGGTTTGTCAGCAGCACATTCTGGCAATAATGCTTCGGCGGTGTGCACTGTTGCGTGCGGCACAATGCGCGGGATCAGCCCGGCCAGCACGCGGCCGGGACCGACTTCGTAGAACGTCTGGGCGCCGAGTGCAACGGCCGCCTGGACGACATCGATCCACCGGACGGGGGCAGCAATCTGCGCCAAGATTGCCTCACGGATCTCGTCGGGGTCAGTCCGGGGACGAGCATCGACGTTGGCGATGAGCGGCGCAATCGGCGGCCGGAGGGCAACGCCTGCAACGAGCGGACGCAACCCCTCGATGACTGGGCGCATGAGCGAGGAATGGAACGCGGCGTTGACCGGCAAGGGGACGACGCGGCGTGCGCCACGCTCACGCGCGAGCGTGGTGGCTGCGGCGAGAGCTTCCTGCGTGCCGCTCAGGGTAATCTGTCCCGGTGCGTTAATGTTCGCCACTTCCGCGCCAGTAGCATGCGCGATCTCTTCGAGCACGGCACGGTCGAGGCCAATGACTGCGATCATGCCACCGGTAGCGTACTGCTCCATCAGTTCGCCACGCCGGCGAACGATCCGCAGGGCATCGTCGAGCGCAAGACTCTCGGCGACGACCAACGCGGTATATTCGCCCAGACTGTGACCAGCGATGCAGCACGGTGCAGGGAGCAGCCCTCGTTGTTGGAGGACACGCGCATAGGCGACGCTGACAACCAGCAACGCTGGTTGCTGGTTGCGCGTGGCCTGGAGTTCTTCAGCCGGCCCTTCAAAGATGATCTGCGAGAGCCGAAAGCCAAGCACGCGGTCAGCCGTTTCAAAGATAAGACGCGCGGCCGGTTCGGCCTGGGCCAGGGCACGCCCCATGCCGACATACTGGGAGCCCTGTCCCGGGAAGACCCACGCGACGCTCATCCTGCCTCCCGTCCTGGCACACCCTGCCACCCCCAGCGCACCACGCTCGCCGCCCAGGCTAAGCCAGCTCCAAAGGCAACGAGCACGACGTTCATGCCAGGCTTCAACGCGCCAGCATCCGCGGCTTCGGCAAGACAGATGGGCACAGAGGCAGCAGACGTGTTGCCATAGCGATCGATGTTGACCCAGACCTTCTCCATCGGCAGGCCAAGCCGCTTCGCAGCGGCATCGATGATGCGCAGATTGGCCTGGTGCGGAATAAACAGGTCAATGTCCTGAGGCTGGAGGCCAGCTTGCTGAATGGCTTCGAGTGCGGCCTCGCCGAGGACGCGGACAGAGAAACGGAAGACTTCGCTGCCCTTCATCCGCATGTAGGGGCGCTTGGGTGGCGTTGCTCCATTGGCGCTGAGCAACTCGCGGAAGCCGTCGATGTACAAGCTCCACGCACCGGTCCCGTCTGAGCCGAGCACGGTCGAGAGGATGCCCTCATCCGCCGTGGTCGCTTGCAGAACGACAGCGCCTGCGCCATCGCCGAAGAGCACGCACGTGCTCCGATCCGAGAAGTCAACCCAGCGTGTCAGCGCGTCGACGCCGACAACGAGCACGGTTTGCGCCGTGCCAGCGGCGATGAACTGCGCGCCGACGGCGAGCGCGTAGACGAAGCCAGAACAGGCTGCTGCGAGGTCGAAGGCACCAGCCCGGCTGGCACCGAGTTCGGCCTGGAGGAGCGAAGCTGTGGACGGCATCAAGGTATCTGGGGTGACGGTTGCGACGATGACGAGGTCGAGCTGGTCTGGGCCAAGCCCGGCCGTTGCCAGCGCTTGGCGAGCAGCCGCGGCGGCCATTGCTGTCGTCGTCTCGGTTGGCGCAGCAAGGCGACGTTCACGGATACCCGTGCGCGCGACAATCCATTCGTCGGACGTCTCTACCATGTGCTCAAGGTCATGGTTTGTCAGCACACGATCGGGGAGATACGTACCCCATCCGGTGATCGTCGCCCGCCGCCCCACCGCTACCCCTCCTGTTTATCTCGGACTGCGCACCCCTGCCTGTCTCGTTGGTCGCTCGTTGCCGCCTCTTACTCGCGGTCAGCCCGGCGCTGCCGGCGCGCGCTGGCCGGCTCGATGACCTGCCGACCACGATACGTGCCGCAATTTGGGCACACAAGGTGTGTTGGCTTCAGCTCGCCGCAAGCTGGGCAGGTCATAAGCTGCGGTAGCTTCAGGTATTGGTGGCGCCGGCGGTAGCCTTCGCGCCGCTTGCTTACTTTATGCTTTGGTAGCGCACCCATGGACTGTTCCTCCCCTTTACTCCAAGAAGGCCGCGTTAATTCTCCAGCAAGAGACTCGCCAGTACCGCGAGCCGGTCATCGACGGGCATTGCTTCTGGTGGCAGGAGCGACTCAAAGCCTGGGCAGTCTGGTCCGCAGACGGGGCGAAGAGGCTGCGCGAGGATCGCTACCTGCCGAAGCAATTCGTTCAAGTCCAGTTGGTGATTCTCATCGATGATGAATGTCTCATCATCCTCTGGGAGCGGCAACGGGGCACCCGTCTCGACATCGATGCTTGGCCAGAACTCGGCGGAGACCGTCTCGGTGTATGTGCCATCGAATTCTGTTAAGCAGCGGGCACAGACCTGGTGGCCGGTGACCTGCACATCGCCAGTCACCAAGATGCCGGACGTAATGCGCGTCAGCCGCAGGTGGGCCTCGACACGCTGGGTTGGCAGGTCGACATCGAGTTCGAGCGCATCGAGATGGACGTCAATGCGCCGCTCCGCACCGACGCGCGCCTTGAGAAGCTGCGCGACATTCAAGACGGTATCGTTGTAAAGCTGCTGCGGTTGCATCGTTCACCCTCCGGGCGAGCGTCCCCACATCACGGGGCGCAACTAGGATACTATACTGCTCTCCTCCGGCGCTGGCGAGCCAGGGAGCGCGCAACGCGGCAGACGGTAGTAGAATGCCGGGCGTAGACGAAGGGATGGCGCCGTGCGGGAAAATATGCTCAAGCGGAAACTGGCGGCCGGTGAAGCCGTCATTGGGTGTTTCGTA from the Thermorudis peleae genome contains:
- a CDS encoding YceD family protein; translated protein: MQPQQLYNDTVLNVAQLLKARVGAERRIDVHLDALELDVDLPTQRVEAHLRLTRITSGILVTGDVQVTGHQVCARCLTEFDGTYTETVSAEFWPSIDVETGAPLPLPEDDETFIIDENHQLDLNELLRQVAILAQPLRPVCGPDCPGFESLLPPEAMPVDDRLAVLASLLLEN